The Hemibagrus wyckioides isolate EC202008001 unplaced genomic scaffold, SWU_Hwy_1.0 Contig33, whole genome shotgun sequence genome includes a region encoding these proteins:
- the si:ch211-284o19.8 gene encoding protein lifeguard 1: MTDMETKPTLEKTEGGDSTAAFTPPPYPTDPAFMQQPPAYVAPPYPYDPTVNPPGGDVPPPAYVAPPYPYGPTVYPPGAPGGDDPLPAQNVTTAGSAAGDQECGTGAPEFVTSSFDDKTVRKAFIRKVFSVVTVQLLVTFSIVCVFTFSETVRKAVQDEIWIYLSSYIIFMVVALALSFSSSLCRKHPWNFIALSVVTLSLSFMVGTVASYHDTTAVIIAMGSTLVISFSIIIFSAQTRVDFTVCNGILIVLAVDLLMFGFFSTFYYSNVLQIVYGSLGALLYALFLAVDCQMVLGRQKYSLSPEEYVFAALVIYLDIIAIFLYILMILGGSSKS; encoded by the exons ATGACAGACATGGAGACAAAGCCAACCTTAGAGAAGACAGAGGGCGGAGACAGTACAGCTGCATTTACCCCGCCTCCTTATCCTACTGACCCAGCCTTCATGCAGCAACCTCCTGCCTATGTGGCCCCTCCCTACCCCTACGACCCCACGGTTAACCCCCCGGGCGGAGACGTTCCACCTCCTGCCTACGTGGCCCCTCCCTACCCCTATGGCCCCACAGTTTACCCCCCAGGAGCCCCGGGCGGAGACGATCCACTTCCTGCACAGAATGTTACCACTGCAGGTTCGGCAGCAGGGGATCAAG AATGTGGGACTGGAGCCCCGGAATTCGTCACGTCCTCGTTCGATGATAAGACCGTGCGAAAAGCCTTCATCAGAAAG gtGTTCAGCGTGGTCACTGTGCAGCTGTTGGTCACCTTCtccatcgtgtgtgtgtttacattctCGGAGACGGTGAGGAAGGCTGTGCAGGATGAAATCTGGATCTATCTCAGCTCCTACATCATCTTCATGGTGGTGGCGCTGGCACTGAGCTTCTCCTCGTCCCTCTGCCGCAAACACCCGTGGAACTTCATCGCccta TCAGTGGTGACCCTCAGTTTGTCCTTCATGGTTGGAACGGTAGCATCGTACCACGACACAACAGCTGTGATCATTGCTATGGGATCAACACTCGTGATCTCCTTCAGTATCATCATCTTCTCTgcccag ACTCGTGTGGATTTCACGGTGTGTAACGGCATCCTGATTGTTCTGGCTGTGGATCTGCTGATGTTCGGGTTCTTCAGTACCTTTTATTACTCCAACGTTCTGCAGATCGTTTATGGAAGTCTCGGAGCGCTGCTCTACGCACTG tTCCTGGCTGTCGACTGTCAGATGGTGTTGGGGAGACAGAAATACAGCCTGAGCCCTGAGGAGTACGTCTTCGCCGCTTTGGTCATCTACCTGGACATCATCGCCATCTTCCTCTACATCCTCATGATCCTCGGAGGAAGCTCGAAAAGCTAA
- the LOC131350337 gene encoding uncharacterized protein LOC131350337, translating into MCVVCMCCICVCVWCVCVVYVCDVCVWCVCVVCVCVCVLYVCVWCVCVCGVYVLYMCVMCVCDVYVLCVCGVYVLCVVCVCGVCVVYVCVCVVCVCVVCVCMCVCIVYVCVMCVVCVYCMCVCGVCVCVVYVCVMCVVCVCCMCVCGVCVYVLYMCVMCVCGVYVLYMCVCGVYVLYMCICVCDVCGMCVCGVCVYVLYMCVCDVCVWCVCVVYVCGVCVVCVCGVYVLYMCVWCVCMCVCVVYMCVCVCMCCICVCDVCVWCVCVVYVCVCGVCVCGVYVLYMCVCVVCVWCVCVVCVCVVCVWCVCVVCMCCICVCGVCVCVYVLYMCVCVCVYVLYMCV; encoded by the coding sequence atgtgtgtggtgtgtatgtgttgtatatgtgtgtgtgtgtggtgtgtatgtgttgtatatgtgtgtgatgtgtgtgtgtggtgtgtatgtgttgtatgtgtgtgtgtgtgtgtgttgtatgtgtgtgtgtggtgtgtgtgtgtgtgtggtgtgtatgtgttgtatatgtgtgtgatgtgtgtgtgtgatgtgtatgtgttgtgtgtgtgtggtgtgtatgtgttgtgtgtggtgtgtgtgtgtggtgtatgtgttgtatatgtgtgtgtgtgtgttgtatgtgtgtgtgtggtgtgtgtgtgtatgtgtgtatgtattgtatatgtgtgtgtgatgtgtgtggtgtgtgtgtattgtatgtgtgtgtgtggtgtgtgtgtatgtgttgtatatgtgtgtgtgatgtgtgtggtgtgtgtgtgttgtatgtgtgtgtgtggtgtgtgtgtgtatgtgttgtatatgtgtgtgatgtgtgtgtgtggtgtgtatgtgttgtatatgtgtgtgtgtggtgtgtatgtgttgtatatgtgtatatgtgtgtgtgatgtgtgtggtatgtgtgtgtgtggtgtgtgtgtgtatgtgttgtatatgtgtgtgtgtgatgtgtgtgtgtggtgtgtatgtgttgtatatgtgtgtggtgtgtgtgtggtgtgtgtgtgtggtgtgtatgtgttgtatatgtgtgtgtggtgtgtgtgtatgtgtgtatgtgttgtatatatgtgtgtgtgtgtgtgtatgtgttgtatatgtgtgtgtgatgtgtgtgtgtggtgtgtatgtgttgtatatgtgtgtgtgtgtggtgtgtgtgtgtgtggtgtgtatgtgttgtatatgtgtgtgtgtgtggtgtgtgtgtggtgtgtgtgtgtggtgtgtgtgtgtgtggtgtgtgtgtggtgtgtgtgtgtggtgtgtatgtgttgtatatgtgtgtgtggtgtgtgtgtatgtgtgtatgtgttgtatatgtgtgtgtgtgtgtgtgtgtatgtgttgtatatgtgtgtgtga